The following proteins are co-located in the Candidatus Avedoeria danica genome:
- a CDS encoding cytochrome bc complex cytochrome b subunit — MLGSNTLRNLRSNVAGEWQRIRDYDWRKWAAGVGDYCVRGIMAGLSAKELRAILRGDVPTERPNPRYRAQVKSFMLHLRPKYYQRGSTWFTHTWRLGWFATYFFVVETITGLILMLFYAPTPERAYGDMLYILSNVPYGKFMRDMHRLGAEGMVAVVILHMVRVYFTGSYKKERAFTWFTGVVLLLVTLVLSFSGYLLPWDQLAYWAVTIGTSMADAAPGFGKQVNLLLRGAVDIWAGGLLRFYLLHIFLLPLVAIVVISIHYYKVSREHSISLPAVVEEGDMSPEEKRYNEERIDLIPNLIIHELMLTSVATFLMVAAVATFFSAPLEQHADQAITPLHTEAPWYFLWLQGMLKLGSKQLFGIVLPTLMFALLFVVPWIDRNPHRMAKRRPVAIGIGVMLSVIMLVLTYMGTPSYGIETPPAQDILSVFVPQTHPGPLRELPWDELHTAQTPADAADTRLKRTYYVSFPVGMDQDETYADRDKYVFINSLDTSDPAFLTGLPPDLAAEPDSEFLHLLVSLKAKVEEQAKLLQRADGTPKAVVTVEYIQPELKWVSASIYWDEMELDREKDLTYMIPFTDYELMPDGSVKMDAAGKPVQLEPAKSKKVVYDLEYGAEASDGTRPILADPRPHIKDADGNAIYFDADGTLEVTDAQGEKSTINLADAMPNIKPSKQEEYLAIHRDSQYHH, encoded by the coding sequence ATGTTGGGATCGAACACGCTGCGAAACCTTCGGAGCAACGTCGCCGGAGAATGGCAGCGCATCCGCGACTACGACTGGCGGAAGTGGGCGGCCGGCGTCGGCGACTACTGCGTGCGCGGGATCATGGCCGGGCTGTCGGCCAAGGAGTTGCGCGCGATCCTGCGCGGCGACGTCCCGACCGAGCGGCCGAACCCGCGCTACCGGGCGCAGGTCAAGAGCTTCATGCTGCACCTCCGCCCGAAGTACTACCAGCGCGGAAGCACATGGTTCACCCATACCTGGCGGCTCGGCTGGTTCGCGACGTACTTCTTCGTCGTCGAGACGATCACCGGCCTGATCCTCATGCTCTTCTACGCCCCGACGCCCGAGCGGGCGTACGGCGACATGCTCTACATCCTGTCCAACGTGCCGTACGGCAAGTTCATGCGGGATATGCATCGCCTCGGCGCTGAGGGCATGGTGGCCGTCGTCATCCTGCACATGGTGCGGGTCTACTTCACGGGCAGCTACAAGAAGGAACGGGCCTTCACGTGGTTCACCGGCGTCGTCCTGCTGCTGGTGACGCTGGTCCTCTCGTTCAGCGGCTACCTCCTGCCGTGGGACCAGCTGGCCTACTGGGCCGTGACGATCGGCACCTCGATGGCCGATGCGGCGCCGGGGTTCGGCAAGCAGGTCAACCTCTTGCTGCGCGGCGCCGTCGACATCTGGGCGGGCGGGTTGCTGCGGTTCTACCTGCTGCACATCTTCCTGTTGCCCCTCGTGGCGATCGTCGTCATCAGCATCCACTACTACAAGGTGTCGCGTGAGCACTCGATCAGCCTGCCGGCGGTGGTCGAGGAGGGCGACATGTCGCCCGAGGAGAAGCGGTACAACGAGGAGCGGATCGATCTCATCCCGAACCTGATCATCCACGAGCTCATGCTGACCTCGGTGGCGACGTTCCTCATGGTTGCGGCCGTGGCCACGTTCTTCTCCGCGCCGCTCGAGCAGCACGCCGATCAGGCCATCACGCCTCTCCATACCGAGGCGCCGTGGTACTTCCTGTGGCTGCAGGGCATGCTCAAGCTCGGCAGCAAGCAGCTGTTCGGCATCGTCCTGCCGACGCTGATGTTCGCCCTCCTGTTCGTCGTACCGTGGATCGACCGCAACCCGCACCGCATGGCCAAGCGCCGGCCGGTGGCGATCGGGATCGGCGTGATGCTGAGCGTCATCATGCTCGTGCTGACGTACATGGGGACGCCGTCCTACGGCATCGAGACGCCGCCCGCACAGGACATCCTGTCCGTCTTCGTCCCGCAGACACACCCCGGCCCGCTGCGTGAGCTGCCGTGGGATGAACTTCACACCGCGCAGACGCCGGCGGATGCGGCCGACACGCGCCTCAAACGGACGTACTACGTGTCCTTCCCGGTCGGGATGGATCAGGACGAAACGTACGCTGATCGGGACAAGTACGTCTTCATCAACTCCCTCGACACGAGCGACCCGGCGTTCCTGACCGGTCTGCCGCCCGATCTCGCGGCGGAACCCGACTCCGAGTTCCTGCATCTCCTCGTCTCGCTGAAAGCCAAGGTCGAGGAGCAGGCAAAGCTGCTGCAGCGCGCCGACGGCACGCCCAAGGCCGTCGTTACCGTCGAGTACATCCAGCCGGAGCTGAAGTGGGTGTCCGCATCCATCTACTGGGACGAGATGGAGCTCGACCGGGAGAAGGACCTCACGTACATGATCCCATTCACGGACTACGAGTTGATGCCGGACGGCTCGGTCAAGATGGACGCCGCGGGCAAGCCCGTGCAGTTGGAGCCGGCCAAGAGCAAGAAGGTCGTCTACGACCTCGAGTACGGCGCCGAGGCGAGCGATGGCACCCGGCCGATCCTCGCGGACCCGCGGCCGCACATCAAGGACGCGGACGGCAACGCGATCTACTTCGATGCCGATGGGACGTTGGAGGTCACGGACGCCCAGGGTGAGAAGTCGACGATCAACTTGGCGGATGCGATGCCGAACATCAAGCCGAGCAAGCAGGAAGAGTACTTGGCGATCCACCGCGACTCACAGTACCACCACTAA
- a CDS encoding c-type cytochrome: MTRIEITLGLLATIGAILVMGLIGATEEGRMAGAARGFTTRSVERGAKLFDGQCALCHGPNAVGLKCPPLNQTSGLHGGKNPGVAWRLEEMGWERTMLFEYIVNVVSNGRNASTRPWQWKGNRDVGPSTESLMAMPAFAQANNGPLRPDQIRDIANYLVAFEDFLPEDPDEAKAFVAAVPNKVSSFDDPGMNQRPDGSDPVALGEFLFTDLACATCHAVEAASPLVVCPNLSAIWTTAADRIADPTYTGTADSEVAYITESIRNPGAFVVSGFVNGVMPATFGTLPDADVDALIAYLSKGAYTPLGASGAITATGGITATAGTTATAGTTATVGLTSTRATTSTTAP, translated from the coding sequence ATGACCCGGATCGAGATCACGCTCGGCCTGCTCGCCACGATCGGCGCCATCCTGGTGATGGGCCTGATCGGCGCGACGGAAGAAGGACGGATGGCCGGCGCCGCCCGCGGCTTCACCACCCGCAGCGTCGAGCGCGGCGCCAAGCTGTTCGACGGCCAGTGCGCGCTCTGTCACGGCCCGAATGCGGTCGGCCTCAAGTGCCCGCCGCTCAACCAGACCTCCGGCCTGCACGGCGGCAAGAATCCGGGCGTCGCATGGCGCCTCGAGGAGATGGGTTGGGAGCGCACGATGCTCTTCGAGTACATCGTGAACGTCGTGTCCAACGGCCGGAACGCCTCGACGCGGCCGTGGCAGTGGAAGGGCAACCGGGACGTCGGCCCGAGCACGGAGTCCTTGATGGCGATGCCGGCATTCGCCCAGGCGAACAACGGGCCGCTCCGGCCGGATCAGATCCGCGACATCGCGAACTACCTGGTTGCCTTCGAGGACTTCCTACCCGAGGATCCCGATGAGGCCAAGGCGTTCGTCGCAGCGGTGCCGAACAAGGTCTCCTCGTTCGACGACCCCGGCATGAACCAGCGCCCGGACGGCTCCGATCCCGTCGCGCTCGGCGAGTTCCTGTTCACCGACCTCGCCTGCGCGACATGCCATGCGGTGGAAGCCGCTTCGCCGCTCGTCGTCTGCCCGAACCTCAGTGCGATCTGGACGACCGCCGCCGACCGCATCGCCGACCCGACCTACACCGGGACCGCCGACAGCGAGGTCGCCTACATCACCGAGTCGATCCGCAACCCGGGCGCGTTCGTCGTCAGCGGGTTCGTGAACGGCGTCATGCCCGCGACGTTCGGCACGCTGCCGGACGCCGATGTCGACGCGCTCATCGCCTACCTGAGCAAGGGCGCGTACACGCCGCTCGGCGCCAGCGGTGCGATCACGGCGACGGGCGGGATCACGGCGACGGCAGGCACGACCGCAACGGCAGGCACGACCGCGACGGTCGGCCTGACGTCCACGCGTGCGACGACCTCGACCACCGCTCCCTAA
- a CDS encoding aldehyde dehydrogenase family protein: MKAILDALGLAAENPGACTGPDGWITDPAGGTLVSHNPTTGAPIAAVRQATAHTYDRVVGAATTAFERWRELPAPKRGLVVRDLSQALRRNAEPLGDLVALEMGKIKAEGLGEVQEMIDICDFSVGLSRQLYGLSMHSERPGHRMYEQWHPLGPIGIISAFNFPVAVWSWNAALAAVCGDTMVWKPSSLTPLCAVAVQRICNEVMADHKLTGVFTLVIGSNDDVADRMNHDPRLPLISFTGSTRVGRHVAQTVAQRFGRTILELGGNNGIVVAEDADLALVVRAVLFGACGTAGQRCTSTRRLIVHEAIVDDLTERLVRAYRQVPIGDPLQLGTLMGPLVTERAVDDMMAAIEAAKAIGGDVVVGGGRRPDLGPQFVEPVIIRMTEQAPIVCEETFAPILYVMTYRDLDEAIALHNAVPQGLSSAIFTTNVRTAERFLSACGSDCGIANVNIGTSGAEIGGAFGGEKETGGGREAGSDSWKAYMRRQTCTINYSSDLPLAQGITFGDGASDHSGGPTPT; the protein is encoded by the coding sequence ATGAAGGCCATCCTCGATGCCCTCGGCCTCGCGGCCGAAAACCCCGGCGCCTGCACCGGCCCCGACGGCTGGATCACCGACCCGGCCGGCGGCACGCTCGTCAGCCACAACCCGACGACCGGCGCTCCGATCGCCGCCGTCCGCCAGGCCACGGCGCACACGTACGACCGGGTCGTCGGCGCGGCCACGACGGCGTTCGAGCGTTGGCGCGAGTTGCCGGCGCCCAAGCGCGGCTTGGTCGTGCGGGACCTGAGCCAGGCGCTGCGGCGGAATGCCGAGCCGCTGGGCGACCTTGTGGCGCTCGAGATGGGGAAGATCAAGGCAGAGGGGCTCGGCGAGGTCCAGGAAATGATCGACATCTGCGACTTCAGCGTCGGGCTGTCGCGCCAGCTGTACGGGCTGTCCATGCACTCCGAGCGGCCCGGTCACCGGATGTACGAGCAGTGGCATCCGCTCGGGCCGATCGGCATCATCAGCGCGTTCAACTTCCCGGTGGCGGTCTGGTCGTGGAACGCCGCCCTGGCGGCTGTCTGCGGCGACACGATGGTCTGGAAGCCGTCGTCGCTCACGCCGCTGTGCGCCGTCGCGGTCCAGCGGATCTGCAACGAGGTCATGGCCGATCACAAGCTGACCGGCGTCTTCACGCTGGTCATCGGCAGCAACGATGACGTGGCCGACCGGATGAACCATGACCCGCGCCTGCCGCTCATCAGCTTCACCGGCTCGACGCGGGTCGGCCGGCACGTGGCGCAGACCGTGGCCCAGCGCTTTGGGCGGACGATCCTCGAGCTCGGCGGCAACAACGGGATCGTCGTCGCCGAGGATGCCGACTTGGCACTGGTGGTCCGCGCCGTCCTGTTCGGCGCCTGCGGCACGGCGGGCCAGCGCTGCACGTCGACGCGCCGGCTGATCGTCCACGAGGCCATCGTTGACGATCTGACCGAACGGCTCGTCCGGGCGTACCGTCAGGTTCCGATCGGCGACCCGCTGCAATTGGGCACGCTCATGGGGCCGCTCGTCACCGAGCGGGCCGTCGACGACATGATGGCGGCGATCGAGGCGGCCAAGGCGATCGGCGGCGACGTCGTCGTCGGCGGCGGCCGGCGGCCGGACCTCGGGCCGCAGTTCGTCGAGCCGGTGATCATCCGGATGACCGAGCAGGCGCCGATCGTCTGTGAGGAGACGTTCGCGCCGATCCTCTACGTGATGACCTATCGGGACCTCGACGAGGCGATCGCGCTGCACAACGCCGTGCCGCAGGGCCTGTCGAGCGCGATCTTCACAACGAACGTGCGGACCGCGGAGCGATTCCTGTCCGCGTGCGGCTCGGACTGCGGGATCGCCAACGTGAACATCGGCACGTCGGGCGCCGAGATCGGCGGGGCGTTCGGCGGCGAGAAAGAGACGGGGGGAGGGCGCGAGGCCGGATCGGACAGCTGGAAGGCCTACATGCGCCGCCAGACGTGCACGATCAACTACTCCAGCGATCTCCCGCTGGCGCAGGGGATCACGTTCGGGGACGGTGCATCGGACCACTCGGGCGGACCGACGCCGACGTAG
- a CDS encoding leucine--tRNA ligase, whose product MSEDSRYPFSDIEAKWRAWWDEQGTYRTLGPGDHGFNPARPKYYVLDMFPYPSGKGLHVGHPLGYIATDIVARYKRMRGFNVLHPMGFDAFGLPAEQYAIEHNVHPRLTTMSNVDTIRRQLRGLSLGYDWEREITTIDPEYYRWTQWIFLQLYESWFDPRSKTARSLVTLVTALDAGAFGVDGAGRLVAADDPAIDSPGVRRWDELSDVARRTIVDAHRLAYLAEVPVNWCPRLGTVLANEEVTADGRSERGNFPVYKRPLKQWMLRITAYADRLVADLDNVDWPESLKTMQRNWIGRSEGALVDFALDDGSGRSVRVFTTRPDTLFGATYVVLAPDHPLVGAATTAAARDAVNAYRTAAAAKTEAAREAEQRAKTGVFTGGYALNPANGARLPIWVADYVLMGYGTGAIMAVPGHDQRDFEFARAHDLPIEAVVLPDDGWLRAAAAGRPVAPHGGAVDIAALRADYLAHAAEYPSTFDGYGSAVRSANAEVTLDGLDSAAAKQRMTAWIESKGLGRVEVQYKLRDWLFSRQRYWGEPFPILHAPDGRIVPVAEDALPVVLPEMDDFQPVPTDDPDAPPQPPLSRAPLEWRLVDVDGVTYERELNTMPNWAGSCWYYLRYIDPSNRERLVDGSKERYWMGNNGVDLYVGGVEHGVLHLLYARFWHKVLFDLGHVGTPEPFGKLFNQGYIQAYAFRDDRGFYVSADEVEETAEGFVHNGHPVVREYGKMGKSLKNIVTPDVIIERYGCDCLRLYEMYLGPLEQSKPWSTRDMVGISRFLDRLWRNFVAADGSLQVSDDAPDAELLRRLHTTIQRVTDDMEDLRFNTAIAALIELNNDLVGRETVPRDVAAAMVPLLAPLAPHMAEELWSRLGHRSTVLATSWPEYDPRFLNRTTVDVVLQVNGKVRGKLTVAAEMPEAELEALALADPAVAQYAEGKAVVKVIVVPGKIVNVVVA is encoded by the coding sequence ATGAGCGAAGATAGCCGCTACCCGTTCAGCGACATCGAGGCCAAGTGGCGCGCTTGGTGGGACGAGCAAGGGACGTACCGCACGCTCGGCCCAGGCGACCATGGATTCAATCCGGCGCGGCCGAAGTATTACGTACTGGACATGTTTCCATACCCGTCGGGCAAGGGCCTTCACGTCGGCCACCCGCTGGGCTACATCGCCACCGACATCGTGGCGCGCTACAAGCGGATGCGGGGCTTCAACGTGCTGCACCCGATGGGCTTCGACGCCTTCGGCCTGCCGGCGGAACAGTACGCGATCGAGCACAACGTCCACCCGCGCCTGACGACGATGTCGAACGTCGACACGATCCGGCGCCAGCTGCGCGGTCTCAGTCTTGGGTATGACTGGGAGCGCGAGATCACGACGATCGATCCGGAATACTACCGTTGGACGCAGTGGATCTTCCTGCAGCTCTATGAAAGCTGGTTCGACCCCCGCTCCAAGACCGCCCGTTCGCTCGTCACGCTCGTGACCGCACTGGATGCGGGTGCGTTCGGCGTCGACGGCGCCGGTCGGCTCGTCGCGGCCGACGACCCGGCGATCGACTCGCCCGGCGTGCGTCGCTGGGACGAGTTGTCCGACGTGGCTCGGCGCACGATCGTCGACGCGCACCGACTGGCCTACTTGGCCGAGGTGCCGGTGAACTGGTGCCCGAGGCTCGGCACGGTGCTGGCCAACGAAGAGGTCACGGCCGACGGCCGGAGCGAGCGCGGCAACTTCCCGGTCTACAAGCGGCCGCTCAAACAGTGGATGCTCCGCATCACCGCCTACGCCGACCGCCTCGTTGCCGACCTCGACAACGTCGACTGGCCCGAATCGCTGAAGACGATGCAGCGCAACTGGATCGGCCGCAGCGAGGGCGCGCTCGTCGATTTCGCCCTCGACGACGGCAGTGGCCGGAGCGTTCGCGTCTTCACGACCCGACCCGACACGCTGTTCGGTGCGACATACGTCGTCCTCGCCCCGGATCACCCGCTCGTCGGCGCGGCCACGACCGCGGCGGCGCGCGATGCCGTCAACGCCTATCGCACCGCAGCGGCGGCCAAGACCGAGGCGGCGCGCGAGGCCGAGCAGCGAGCCAAGACCGGAGTCTTCACCGGCGGCTATGCGCTGAACCCGGCCAATGGCGCGCGCCTCCCGATCTGGGTGGCGGACTACGTGCTGATGGGCTACGGAACCGGCGCGATCATGGCCGTGCCGGGCCACGATCAGCGCGACTTCGAGTTCGCCCGGGCACACGACCTGCCGATCGAGGCCGTCGTGCTGCCCGACGATGGTTGGCTGCGGGCCGCCGCCGCCGGCCGTCCGGTCGCCCCGCACGGCGGCGCGGTCGATATCGCTGCCCTGCGCGCCGACTACCTTGCCCATGCGGCCGAATACCCATCGACGTTCGACGGTTATGGCTCCGCGGTCCGATCGGCCAATGCCGAGGTCACCCTCGACGGGCTGGACAGTGCAGCGGCCAAGCAGCGGATGACAGCCTGGATCGAGAGCAAGGGGCTCGGCCGGGTGGAGGTTCAGTACAAGCTCCGCGACTGGCTCTTCTCGCGCCAACGCTACTGGGGCGAGCCGTTCCCGATCCTGCATGCGCCCGATGGCCGCATCGTGCCGGTCGCCGAGGACGCCCTGCCGGTTGTGCTGCCGGAGATGGACGATTTCCAGCCGGTACCGACGGATGACCCCGACGCGCCGCCCCAGCCGCCGTTGTCCCGCGCGCCGCTCGAGTGGCGGCTCGTGGACGTCGACGGGGTGACGTACGAGCGCGAGCTGAACACGATGCCGAACTGGGCCGGCTCGTGCTGGTACTACCTGCGCTACATCGACCCGTCGAACCGAGAGCGCCTCGTGGATGGGTCGAAGGAACGCTACTGGATGGGCAACAACGGCGTCGACCTGTACGTCGGCGGCGTCGAGCACGGGGTGCTCCATCTCCTGTACGCCCGCTTCTGGCACAAGGTCCTCTTCGACCTCGGCCACGTCGGGACGCCCGAGCCGTTCGGCAAGCTGTTCAACCAGGGTTACATCCAGGCATATGCGTTCCGCGACGACCGCGGCTTCTACGTCTCGGCCGATGAGGTCGAGGAGACGGCCGAAGGCTTCGTCCACAACGGGCACCCGGTGGTTCGCGAGTACGGCAAGATGGGCAAGAGCCTGAAGAACATCGTGACGCCGGATGTGATCATCGAGCGCTACGGCTGCGACTGCCTGCGGCTGTACGAGATGTACCTCGGCCCGCTGGAGCAGTCCAAGCCGTGGAGCACGCGCGACATGGTCGGCATCAGCCGCTTTCTCGATCGGCTGTGGCGCAACTTCGTCGCCGCCGACGGATCGCTCCAGGTGAGCGACGATGCGCCCGACGCGGAGCTGCTGCGGCGGCTGCACACCACCATCCAACGCGTCACGGACGACATGGAGGACCTGCGCTTCAACACCGCCATCGCCGCGCTCATCGAGCTGAACAACGACCTCGTCGGCCGCGAAACCGTGCCGCGCGACGTCGCTGCCGCGATGGTCCCGCTCCTCGCACCTCTTGCGCCGCACATGGCCGAGGAGCTATGGTCGCGCCTTGGACATAGATCGACGGTGCTCGCCACCTCGTGGCCCGAGTACGACCCACGCTTCCTGAATCGCACGACGGTCGACGTCGTCCTCCAGGTGAACGGCAAGGTGCGCGGCAAGCTGACCGTCGCGGCGGAAATGCCCGAGGCCGAGCTCGAGGCGCTGGCACTGGCCGACCCGGCGGTGGCGCAGTACGCCGAGGGCAAGGCGGTGGTCAAGGTGATCGTCGTGCCGGGGAAGATCGTGAACGTCGTCGTGGCCTAG
- a CDS encoding GNAT family N-acetyltransferase, producing MLPIEGRLVRLRDLRLADLPTWERLRAPDRAWYRFDAPWGGPPTADMVTAERTRLAETIEAGTFAEPRVRLAIADAATDAYIGTVGRYFLSRETNWAAVGIGIHDEAYWGDGRGTEALGLWCGFLFEAFPTWRRLTTETWTGNAAMMRVAEKLGFTLEARYREARPWEGGVYDAVGYGMLRGEWAARYPDGFAASLR from the coding sequence ATGCTGCCCATTGAAGGCCGCCTCGTTCGCCTCCGCGACCTCCGGCTCGCCGACCTCCCGACCTGGGAGCGCCTCCGCGCGCCCGATCGCGCATGGTATCGCTTCGACGCTCCGTGGGGCGGCCCGCCGACCGCCGACATGGTCACGGCCGAGCGCACCCGCCTGGCGGAGACGATCGAGGCCGGTACGTTCGCCGAGCCACGCGTTCGTTTGGCGATCGCCGATGCGGCGACGGATGCCTACATCGGCACGGTGGGACGCTACTTCCTGAGTCGCGAGACGAACTGGGCAGCCGTCGGCATCGGCATCCACGACGAGGCGTACTGGGGCGATGGCCGCGGCACGGAAGCGCTTGGCCTGTGGTGCGGCTTTCTGTTCGAGGCGTTCCCAACGTGGCGGCGCCTGACGACGGAAACGTGGACGGGCAACGCGGCGATGATGCGCGTCGCCGAGAAGCTCGGCTTCACGCTCGAGGCGCGGTACCGCGAAGCGCGGCCGTGGGAGGGCGGGGTGTACGACGCCGTAGGGTACGGCATGCTGCGGGGTGAATGGGCGGCGCGGTATCCGGACGGGTTCGCAGCGTCGCTTCGCTAG